GTGCCCCAGAGAAAGACGCCGCGGGAAAACGGGTACGGCACCATGAAGCGATCCCAGCTCGAGAAGAGTTTTTTTTTGAGCAGGCAAAGCCGAGCGGAACAATCGGCAATCCCGTAGCCTTCGCCAGTTGAATAACGCCTAACTTCGCCACCTGCCGCGGCCCTTTGGGACCATCCGGAGTCACGACCACATCTTTCCCTGACCGCCCCAGCTTAATGAGCGAGCGGAGGGCCCCAGCGCCGCCTCTCGTGCTTGACCCGCGCACAGCCTCATGACCGAAACGGGCGATGATGCGGGCGATAATTTCTCCGTCGCCGTGCTGACTGATCAAGACATGCGACCCGAGCCCGCGATACCCAAACGGAATCATCAACTGCTGAGCATGCCAGAAGGCCAGGATAATGGATCGTTTCTCTTGATACAGCGCATCTACCGGCTCATAGCCGCGCTGCTCCAGCCGCATACTTCCCTTGATCCCACGAATCACCAGCGCTCCGAGCGGAGGGAGCAGAGAGAACTTGACCCAGTTTTGGATCCGCTTCTTCATCGGAAGTCTTATGAGATCTTTCTCACTCATCGCCAATTACCTATACGATCGACAGGATGCTCAAAATAGCCACTGTTCTCACCCGCCCACCCCCGGCGCGCCGAGACGCGCCGTTCCGCGGGCAAGGCCGCAGCGAGTGAAGGGCCGAATCGTACCCTCGGGGTACGTTGAGGGTCTGAACGATGCGAGAACGCTGCTGGCGGATACTTTCAGCATCCTGTTAAACATTTGTCACGTCCTGGAACTGCATGGCATGCAGCCGCTGATACAGGCCGTTGTGCCGCAAG
Above is a window of Nitrospira lenta DNA encoding:
- a CDS encoding lysophospholipid acyltransferase family protein; the protein is MSEKDLIRLPMKKRIQNWVKFSLLPPLGALVIRGIKGSMRLEQRGYEPVDALYQEKRSIILAFWHAQQLMIPFGYRGLGSHVLISQHGDGEIIARIIARFGHEAVRGSSTRGGAGALRSLIKLGRSGKDVVVTPDGPKGPRQVAKLGVIQLAKATGLPIVPLGFACSKKNSSRAGIASWCRTRFPAASFSGAPRSGSRARRMAPRLKPLVSNWNRP